The Starkeya sp. ORNL1 DNA window GGGGCACGGAGCATGTGCACGTCCATTGTCGAGATCATCCCCGCGGAGGGCATGGCGAAGCGCGGGGCCGACTGGTTCCCCCTGACGCAGGCGGTGGTCGCCTATGACCATGCGCGCCATGCGCCGCTGGCCGACGTCATCACGCTCGATTTCATCAATACCGGCCTGGAGCCAGGGGCGCGCGCCGGCGTCGAGCTGACGCTCGAAAGCGCCAGGGAACTGCGCGCCGCGCTCGACCGGGCGATCATCGCGGCCGAGTTCGAGGAGGCGGAAGTGCGGGGCAAGGGCGCCGCGCCCAGCCTCGTGCAGGCGGCTTGATACCGGGAGACAGGCAAGGTCCTTCGTCCCTTAACCTCGCCCGAACTCTCCTGGATGGCGGGCCTCGACGAACCCATGTGCGAGGCCCATGATACCTGCTGCGGTAGCAGGGGGCGATTTCAGTGAACAAAATGGGTGGGGCCGGTCGCGTGGTCGCTCGCGCGATCCTTGCGGCCATCGCGGTCGCGTCTTCAGGTGGTGGCGTCGCTCTCGCCCAAACCGGCGCCTACACGCCACCTGCGTTCAG harbors:
- a CDS encoding DUF6295 family protein, which encodes MCTSIVEIIPAEGMAKRGADWFPLTQAVVAYDHARHAPLADVITLDFINTGLEPGARAGVELTLESARELRAALDRAIIAAEFEEAEVRGKGAAPSLVQAA